From Tistrella bauzanensis, a single genomic window includes:
- a CDS encoding ABC transporter substrate-binding protein, whose translation MTSLTRLRSLRGTRVAASLAALAIAGLAAGSGVAAETKSVAITQIVEHPALDATRQGVQDALKAAGWEVGKNLEWDYQNAQGNVATAGQIARKFVGDGPDAIVAIATPSAQAVAAATRDIPLVFSAVTDPVGAKLISNMEKPGGNVTGVSDLSPMGKHLELITRITPDAKRLGVIYNPGEANAVALVDLIEKTAGDYGMTVSKAAATKSSDVLTAARSLVGKVDVIYVPTDNTVVSAIESVVKVGQDADIPVYAGDTNSVGRGAIAAVGFNYYDVGYQTGEMVAKILGGANPGDIPASTVEKLELYLNPGSAKEMGVTIPEAVIADAKEVVK comes from the coding sequence ATGACCAGTCTCACTCGTCTGCGCAGCCTGCGCGGCACCCGTGTCGCGGCATCGCTTGCCGCGCTGGCCATTGCGGGTCTGGCCGCCGGCTCCGGCGTCGCCGCCGAGACCAAATCGGTCGCGATCACGCAGATCGTCGAGCATCCGGCGCTGGATGCGACCCGCCAGGGTGTGCAGGACGCGCTGAAGGCGGCCGGCTGGGAGGTCGGCAAAAACCTGGAATGGGACTATCAGAACGCCCAGGGCAATGTAGCGACCGCCGGCCAGATCGCGCGCAAATTCGTGGGCGACGGCCCGGACGCCATCGTTGCCATCGCAACCCCCTCGGCCCAGGCGGTGGCGGCCGCCACCCGCGACATCCCGCTGGTGTTCTCGGCCGTGACCGACCCGGTCGGCGCCAAGCTGATCAGCAACATGGAGAAGCCCGGCGGCAATGTCACCGGCGTCTCCGACCTGTCGCCGATGGGCAAGCATCTGGAACTGATCACCCGCATCACCCCCGACGCGAAGCGGCTGGGCGTGATCTACAACCCCGGCGAAGCCAATGCCGTGGCGCTGGTGGATCTGATCGAGAAGACCGCCGGCGATTACGGCATGACCGTGTCGAAGGCCGCCGCGACCAAGTCGAGTGACGTGCTGACCGCAGCGCGCTCGCTGGTCGGCAAGGTCGACGTCATCTATGTGCCCACCGACAACACCGTGGTCTCGGCGATCGAGAGTGTGGTGAAGGTGGGCCAGGATGCCGACATCCCGGTCTATGCCGGCGATACCAATTCGGTCGGTCGTGGCGCCATCGCGGCGGTGGGCTTCAACTATTACGACGTCGGCTATCAGACCGGCGAGATGGTTGCGAAGATCCTGGGCGGCGCCAATCCTGGCGACATTCCAGCCTCGACGGTCGAGAAGCTGGAACTGTACCTGAACCCCGGTTCGGCCAAGGAGATGGGTGTCACCATCCCCGAGGCGGTGATCGCCGATGCCAAGGAAGTCGTGAAGTAA
- a CDS encoding ABC transporter ATP-binding protein, with product MIEARSLHVTFNPGTPLETRALRGLDLTMAEGEFVCVIGSNGAGKSTFLNALSGEASVDEGRIVIDGTDVTRWPARRRAGLMARVFQDPMAGTCEKLSIEENLALAFARGTTRGLGRAVRADRRDRFRAALKRLDLGLDKRLGDRMGLLSGGQRQAVSLLMATLQPMKILLLDEHTAALDPRTADFVLELTRDIVAEGRLTTLMVTHSMKQALEIGSRTVMLHEGRVVFDVSGPEREGLKVEDLLAMFKRVRGEELSDDALLLG from the coding sequence ATGATCGAGGCACGCAGCCTGCACGTGACCTTCAACCCCGGCACGCCGCTGGAAACCCGCGCTCTGCGCGGGCTGGACCTGACCATGGCCGAGGGCGAGTTCGTCTGCGTGATCGGATCGAACGGCGCCGGCAAGTCCACTTTCCTGAACGCGCTGTCGGGCGAGGCCTCGGTCGATGAGGGCCGGATCGTCATCGATGGCACCGATGTCACCCGCTGGCCCGCACGGCGCCGCGCCGGGCTGATGGCGCGGGTGTTCCAGGATCCGATGGCCGGCACCTGCGAAAAGCTGTCGATCGAGGAGAACCTGGCGCTGGCCTTCGCGCGCGGCACGACGCGGGGGCTTGGCCGGGCGGTGCGCGCCGACCGCCGCGACCGGTTCCGGGCCGCCCTGAAGCGGCTGGACCTTGGGCTCGACAAGCGGCTTGGCGACAGGATGGGCCTGCTGTCGGGCGGTCAACGCCAGGCGGTGAGCCTGCTGATGGCGACCTTGCAGCCGATGAAGATCCTGCTGCTGGACGAACACACCGCGGCGCTCGACCCGCGCACCGCCGATTTCGTGCTGGAGTTGACCCGCGACATTGTGGCGGAGGGCCGGTTGACCACGCTGATGGTGACCCACAGCATGAAACAGGCGCTGGAGATCGGCTCACGCACCGTGATGCTGCATGAGGGCCGGGTGGTGTTCGACGTCTCAGGCCCCGAGCGCGAGGGGCTGAAGGTCGAGGATCTTCTGGCGATGTTCAAACGCGTGCGCGGCGAGGAGTTGTCGGACGACGCGCTGCTGCTGGGCTGA
- a CDS encoding ABC transporter permease, which yields MSMIAWMGAIETGFVYGLVALGVYLSFRILDFPDLTVDGSFPLGAAVSATAIVNGWDPFLATAVAFLAGCVAGSITAWLNVRLKILNLLASILMMIALYSINLRIMGRPNVALLGETTVLTPFEALGLPYYLMTPLVFGVVVIIAMLLLVRFLNSEMGLAMRATGANARMARAQGINTAAMTLTGMALSNGLVAVGGALFAQSQGSADVTMGVGTIVVGLASVIGGEAVMSTRTIGRAVLACIVGAILYRVAVALALNAGFLGLTASDLNLVTAVLVAAAMVLPRMLAQRRRPAARGRS from the coding sequence ATGAGCATGATCGCCTGGATGGGCGCGATCGAGACCGGCTTCGTCTATGGGCTGGTCGCGCTGGGCGTCTATCTGTCGTTCCGCATCCTGGATTTTCCCGACCTGACGGTCGACGGCAGTTTTCCGCTGGGTGCGGCGGTTTCGGCGACGGCGATCGTCAATGGCTGGGATCCGTTTCTGGCGACGGCGGTGGCGTTTCTGGCCGGCTGCGTCGCGGGGTCGATCACCGCCTGGCTGAACGTCAGGCTGAAGATCCTGAACCTGCTGGCCAGCATCCTGATGATGATCGCGCTGTATTCGATCAATCTCAGGATCATGGGCCGGCCGAATGTGGCGCTGCTGGGCGAGACCACGGTGCTGACGCCGTTCGAGGCGCTGGGCCTGCCCTATTACCTGATGACACCGCTGGTCTTCGGCGTGGTGGTGATCATCGCCATGCTGCTGCTGGTGCGGTTCCTGAACAGCGAGATGGGTCTGGCGATGCGCGCCACCGGCGCCAATGCCCGCATGGCCCGTGCCCAGGGCATCAACACCGCCGCCATGACCCTGACCGGCATGGCGCTGTCGAACGGGCTGGTCGCCGTGGGCGGGGCACTGTTCGCCCAGTCGCAGGGCAGCGCCGACGTCACCATGGGTGTCGGCACCATCGTGGTCGGGCTGGCATCGGTGATCGGCGGCGAGGCGGTGATGTCGACCCGCACCATCGGCCGGGCGGTGCTGGCCTGCATCGTCGGCGCCATCCTGTATCGGGTGGCGGTGGCGCTGGCGCTGAATGCGGGCTTCCTGGGGCTGACCGCATCGGACCTCAATCTGGTCACCGCCGTGCTGGTGGCCGCGGCCATGGTGCTGCCACGGATGCTGGCCCAGCGCCGGCGCCCGGCCGCGCGCGGGAGATCCTGA